The region CTGCTGATAACCACTGTTCAGGTCACTTGTACTTTCTCTTCAAAGAACACAGTCTGGGctggtttttattgtttgtaCTTGAGATTTAAGATACgaaaaacatttctcatttcaAAGCCTTGGTTTCTAGGGATGGGGCTGCCAGGCTAGTTTGGGCCTAGTTACTAGATGTGGACACgtctctctcctttccctttctccctgcctctccctgaccctttctttttcccttgcaaacCTTTGGGCTCACAACAGTGGCCTCTCTTGAGTGGCTGCTCATCTCCaacccctgctgcaggcagcagacagGCGGCAGTGAGTGTCCTCTGTTCGGGAATGACAGTCCCCACTTTTCAGATGGGTAGGATGCACTAAATCCAAGACAGACAATCCAGCGCGGCAGCTGGTCCCAGATGGGCTCATCACCCAAAGCAAGTACGGAGGAGATGCTTTGCAAAGAGACAGCAGAAGGCAGAGTCACCTCCTTCCTTCCGTACACAGCCCCACTCCCTGCAGTAGGTAACTGGCCTGAGACCCTCCACCAGGCTTTTCTGATGtctcattttcccttctgggTAACAGAGAGTAGAGAACAGCAATTGCTCTGGAAATTCCTGCCAAGCATCTGCAAAGGGACCACATCATTGCCCTCCTCAAATCCAATGGACAATCCGATAGAGACACCAGCCCAACTAAATGCATCCCCTTGGTGAAGATTTCAAGCAAAACAACGAGCAAGCCACGAAGCCTTGGCTCTCCCTCAGTGCAGGAGCACTGGAAAAAACTGCTCCTCTGCAAAAGGAAGCAGAACCCAAGATCTCCCCAGCAAGGTCAGCCCATGGGTCCGTGAGCTCCTGGCTGCTTCGCACTTGCTTCAGCCCCAGCCTTACAGCAGCTTTTACCACCAGAATACAACAGGTACCTCCATACTACTGACCCCTCACTGGCCAgtgagaaaaacagcaaaacaaggcCTTACCCAACACGTGTCAGCTCAATCacctttcttcctgcctttgtCACATCGCTTTCCTCAGGATGACATGTCTACCCCTTGGCTTCATGGCCCCACACATACGATGTATGTTAGGACAGCAGCCAGCTCATACGCTGCACATATGCTCTTTGGTCTGGCCAGCTTTTGACTTCTTCCCAAAGTGTGGGATCATAGAAAAGAGGGCAGTGATCTGCAACACATGCTGCTGCTAGTAGGTGTTTACGATGCCACGTTACACACAGATGAGTCCTCCTTACTGGCACTTCCTTGGAGACCTCCTTCATGCAATGATTCCCTGTGAAGATATTGCATTTCCCACAGGAATGGCCTATCCAGGGAACAGAAACAGATGCAGGATAACCCTAGACTGGATCATCAAAGTTCAGCTCCTCAGGCTGAACTTGTGTCTGTGGAGTTCATGAGACATCCCTGTTGTACACGCATACACCTTGGGGCAGATATCCAAAACGGCATGTAGAAAAGAGGCTGCTGCCATAAGGTGATGTGCCCCATAGGGGTAATATACCTTCACTACACCACACTTCCCTACACTGCTCAAGAAACCACACCAGGTATCTGAGAATCCCACCTTTGCGCAGGTACCGGCAGCAAGTCATGAGTCACATCCACGGCACCACAGCTACATCATGCAACGACAACATCACACGTACGATCTATGTTAAAAGCATCGGGCCAGTGGAACCAGCTCCACCCTAGAACGAGTACAACAGAGCAAGGGTTGACTGAGCCCCCTCTGAGGTCACAATTCACCACCAGCAGCCTTACAAAGGAAGGACTTGGTTAAGCTGCGCTGCGTGGCCTCCTGGTGCAAAAGGACATCAAGGGATGAGCTGAGCATCTACCCACCCCTCAGGAGCACAGGCACAGTGGGTGTCCAGCAGTCTCTGCATCCTTCCTGGGCCAGAGGTACCAGGCATCTTCCAAACAGCCCCTCGTTTCCTTCGAAATGGCAGATTACTATGAAGTCCTGGGACTGAACAAAAGTGCCTCGCAGGATGATGTTAAGAAATCCTACCACAAACTGGCACTAAAATGGCATCCTGATAAGAATCCCAACAACAAGGAGGaagctgaaaagaaattcaaagcTGTCGCTGAGGCATACGAGGTTCTGTCTGACCCTCAGAAACGATCGCTCTATGACAAGTCTGTTAAGGAGAGCAGACCCCACAGAGCAAGAGGTACCACAGTGGGTGATAACGGCTTCTTTAGTTCCCCTTGTGAATTCCATGATCTCAATATCTTTAGCGAAGCCTTTGGAAGACTGAATCCATTTGCGCATGATTTCTGGGACGCCTTTGATAGCCTGAGATACAACGATGAAAACTGGCACATGAaaaatggaagaggaagaaggtcCAACCTGTTTTCTGATTTCATGGAGTCATTTATGCAATGGAATTCATTCGGCCCCAGCAAGCAGCCCAAATCCACCTTTGCTGAGGACAGAGCTGGGCCACATGATATCAGATCGGTGTTAACCACTACTAAAGTGATCAGTGGCAAGAGGATCACCACCCGGAGAATCACTGAGCACGGGCAGGAGAGGATAGAAGTGGAAGAAGATGGGAAGCTGAAGTCTGTGACCATCAGAAATTGTAATGGCACCCCGCACAGGCGTTAGCTGCAAGCTGTGGTTTGCGCTCTCATTACGATCTACTACAAGTAGCATTAATAAATGCtgacacataaataaataacacaacCAGTGCAGACCTCTCGGTGGTTGGGAACAAATACTTCACAGGAACAGACTTGGAGTTCTGCTAAACTAAGAAGTGGGACTCCACTAACCCTGTGCAAGGCGATAGATAGTGCTTGCTCAGTAAATAGCTATAGTAGGTTTATCTGAAAGCAACCTTGCTGGTTTGCAAGAGTCCAAATTGATATATCAAGAGGAGACAGGGTGGTTGATGGACAGGTAAGAGAGCAATATGACATGCTGTAGGTCTTGTTCCCACTCCTTGAAATGCCAATCTTGAAGACCGCTAACTGGGAGAATAAAGAGTAGTGGGAACCTCAGCACAGCTCTGAGGCTGAGTGACGAATACCCTACCTCCGGTGTATAAGAAGATGCATTCTCATTGAAGAAGTTTCTGTACACAGGCAAGAAGGTGGGGAGGTCCAGTGGGACACATAAAGCctggaggagaggggctggTGTAGGAAGAAtcaaaggcaggaagaaaataccATTCTTCGCATGGGAGCAGAAAACGGGGGCTTTCTTGGGAATGCCCTGCGAATTATGACCGCAGACCCTGAGGGAAGCACTGTGTAGCTTGGGGGCTGAAAGTGAGCAGGGAGAAGGTGAATTTGGCTCTTGGACAACCTCTGGTCCCTTTCTGCTTGGAGCCATTCGAACAAAAAAGAGCTAAATTCAAACCATGAGCGAACAGATTCCAGGGGGCTGAGTTTAGCTCCCTCTTTGTGCAAAGCTGGATGCGGGGACTTAGATGGTGCTTTACCATCCTCATTGTCTCGCTCGCAGCTGCAAGAGCCAGTTCACAATGCATTTCTTGCACAGCCTGCCAGCATGCTGCTTTCGTCCTCCACTGAGCTAAGAACCCGCTCCCCACGTTTCCGCCCTCCCCTGTGCTGACATGAACCGCTGAGCCTTGTTTTGTGCTTGGCCAGATCACCTTAGGCGTTTAAACTCTAACACGCCTCTTATGTTCGGTCCCACGCTACATCCCCTTGAGTTTCCCAGCTTGCCCTGCCCACTGATGTCTCCCTGGAGACTGGAACTAGCTTTCAGGGCCATTTCCACTCCAATCCAGATTGCAATTGCTGCCTGCGTTTGGGCAGGTCTTTGCATCTGTTTCCTCTGCTGTAAAATGGGAATAACAGACTGCCGCGCTTTGAAGGAGACTGGGAGGTGGTGATCCTACTGAAGGCTCCAAACATGAAGCAGTAAGTTGAGTAAGCCAGAACACTGCCACCccttaataaaatatttttacttttgaaaagcaaaatggacCTTCCCTAGCAACTGATGCCATGCCCAGTGTGGGAAAACAGTCCCAACCTGTACTTGTTATGCTCAGGGCTGTGAAGTCCCTGCGAATCCCTCTCCCAGTAGGAACAAGACACAGCACTGGGAGGCAAGTAGCCATCTGAGTGCAAGCTGGATTCATAGGGGGAGGCCACCACTGATGGGAGCAGGGACAAACCAGGTGCTCTGCTCCTCCACAGCTCGGGAGCCATCAGCAGTCCTGAGGGTGGGACTCAGGATACAGAGACTTAAGGGGCTTGGTacagaaaaatcattttgaTCAGCAGAAACACAAGTAAATGTTTCTCCTGATACTCTCTCTGTGGACACCATGTTCATGGGAGGTGGCTTCTTGAATTTACCTTATGCTACTTTGAGGAAGTCCGAGGTAAAAAACCAGTAACAAACCAACAAAGCCCCCAAACTGCACATTCTGGATCGGAAACTGAAATGGTCTTTGATCAGAACAACATGTTTTGAAATCTGGACCAGAGCTGAATTCCCAGGGCCTCAACCCTTCCAGCTTGCTAGGGCTAAAACTTTGCTTCAGCCTCATCTCCAAAGGGATATTTTTATGCCTGCACATCAAGATTTCCTGAGCTGAGATCAAGATATGCAGGTTTACACACATCTTGGACCTGTCCTGCCTTGGGTCAGCGATTCCCTCTCTTGTATGGGTATCTAAGGCAACACCTAAGAGCAAGTGCTTCCTTTTCCCATCCCTGCATCAGAGCATTCCcattgctgcctgcagcagcagtgagctcctggggcagctctggcagctgcCTCTACCAAACCCTGCTGTTAGGAATATGGGAACATGGATAGGGAAGGGACCCAACTCACCTGGTAAGTGTCCAGCCCAGGAGGAGCTGCACATCCTCTTCCACATCTCCCTGTGCGCTGCAGGCCACTAAACATCTTGCTGCCCCTCCTGAGATTAAAGAAACAGGACAACCATAAAGGTCTGGTGGTAGGAGAGCAGGTCAGACTGTGCCAGCAGAGTACCGCACACTGCAAGAGCAAGAAGTGTGCCAGGAGTGCCCAAACCACCACGGAAACAAGTTGTGTCTTTGACGGAGAAATGAACAGACCCCGGCAAGCCTCGCCTTGGAAGGAAAGCCCTGTCTATCCCCAGCCATGGGATCAGAGTGACACTGAGCCTGCCAGTGGGACAGGAACACCTTCAAGGAGTTTTTGAAGCCGTTTCTCATGCCATTCGGCAGCTGCAGTGCCAGAGGAGGCAGCACCAGATGTccagccacagcacagcccaggaGCCTCTgcctcacccagttccagctcTCTGTTCCTCTTCCAGAAATGCATCTTCCCTCTAAAAGACTGTATCTGGGGACCTCGCCTGGTCTTCCAGGTGTGTTTATGGCTGGAGGTGCTTGTGTGCACTTGCATGTGCAGTTTATCCACCTACGAGGACCATAGGCACCAGCGGCAGAGCCTTTTGCTCAACTGCGGATGGAAACCAGCTCCTCATCCTTCCAGCAACCATTGGACACAATGGGCTCATTTCAAGCACCAGCTCTGCTTGAACACATCACACTGGGTGGCGGTTTGAAGCCTCCTGTTTGACTGCAGCACCAAACGCAAGCGCATGGAGAGGCTGAGGCACTATTTTATTAGCTGGCCCCACAACTACTTTAATGTGGGCTGAGGCTGTAAACCCAAAACCATACATAGAACCATTTGGAATTACTTCATAAAATACTAAATCACAATATTAACCGACTGACCTTTGCTCTGTCCAGACCTGCTAATTTTGGCAATTACAGCCAACAACTTGAACATATCAAGTGGGCAACTGTTTAACAATAATGACATCTGCTTGGAAAATCAAATTATGTCTAAACATCTTTAAACCCCCACCAGGGGATACCTGCTTTCTTTTTGCAACTGTTAGTCTCTGCCTAATAGGATTTTAagcttgctgcctgctgcacaGTGTGGTGGCAGTGGCCCCTCTCCCTGGAGTGGCAACAGCAGCGCTGCCATCCTATTAAGCAAGGAGTGAGGCTCTCTCCTTGGACAGTGATGGAAGCGGCTTGGGTTTTGACAGCTTAATCTGATAGATGGGTGCATTAGCTGGATCCCTTCACTCCCCATGCCCTCTGCAGCTCCCCAAGGTTACACGTGCTGGACGCAGCCAGGGCTGTAGGCTGTTTCTTGGGAAGGCTCTTGCTACCAAAGATGGGTTTTACAGCCGTCGGTGCTTTCTGTGGGGTAACCAACATGAGGCTTCCTCCTGCAATGTCCTCAGACACAAactaattttgttttctatgaccctccatttcttccctctcttttctcccttctttcctcccctaCCCCCAGCTACTTAAATCCCCCCCGCTCTCTCTGCTTTGCGAGTGAAACTCCAACGCTGAGATTTGTTCTGCTCTATAATGAGATCCCCTGAAAGACAGCAGCCATGCAGCGCCTTTTGCAGCCATATTTCAGGCCTGCAGGTTTTTCGTGCCAAGATAAGTGACGTTAGAACCAAATGGGACCAGTGAGGAAGAGTGAGCACGCGACCACCCAACGTTGCAACAAAGGACCCCAATGCAGACCACGATCCTCTACTGTAGAATCAAAGGTCTTCACCCAAGCCCTCAGTTAGGCTGCTGCAACGCCGTGAGCTCCACTGATCTGGCAGCAGCCTCAACTCCATGGTCCCACTCCTGCACCCATGGATCGCTCAGCACCCTGGGCTGCGAGGCTATTGTAGGATGTTGAATTGGGATACAAGAACAGGATATTTCcgtcccttctcctccctctctctgcCTCCCCGGCCAGCCTGGCTCTTTTCTGATGGAGCGTGCAGCAAAATCACAATCACATGTTTGTAGCAGTAGGAGGCCATTGGCATGGAAGCGGCTGTGATGTCACTACAAACATTTCCACCCTATCCCATTTCTCCAGAACAGTCTCTGTTTTTATGACCCCATCCTGAGATCTGCAGGAAATCAAATTGTCCTGGTGCTATTTTGAGCGCTGGTGTCATGGCATCAATCTATAACGATGCGGTGCCGAGCCGGAGAGGCTCGAGCGCTGAGCCGCGGTGTCACAGCCGGTTTGCTCCGAGCAGCTCTTGGggctggatcacagccctgcggGTGCTCGGGACACGTTCGCTGTGCCAGCGGGATGAGCCGCAGGGGCGGCCCACAGGGCACGTCTGGATTTCATCCCCTGGCAGCTCCCACCCCCTGTTAGAGGTTACCAGCTCCATGGTACCAGAgggcaaacacacacacaagccaCGTGTGGCTCCCACAGCAAGGCACATTGGATGAATGCACGAGTGCCCAGGGGTTGCATGTGAGAGAAGAGATGAGCATGGTTGCAAAGCACTTGTGCAGGGGAAGGGGAGATGCAAGCAAGGGAGGGAGAGATTTGGGGACAGACAGACACTGGCAAGGTGGCTGGGGCAAGAAATCAAGTGGCAATCTGTCCGAAacagggagaagcagcatcAAGCAGATACAAGTTCCTATCTAAACTAGGATTGCCATCTACATAGAACGAACCATGGGTTAGATCGCCTTGACTAGAGATTCAAACAGGGGTTTAGATCCCCCTGTGCTCATGAAATgcttctctgatgctttccaCCAACATGCAGCCCTGCAGACTGGAGCTCTCC is a window of Lathamus discolor isolate bLatDis1 chromosome 7, bLatDis1.hap1, whole genome shotgun sequence DNA encoding:
- the DNAJB8 gene encoding dnaJ homolog subfamily B member 8, translating into MADYYEVLGLNKSASQDDVKKSYHKLALKWHPDKNPNNKEEAEKKFKAVAEAYEVLSDPQKRSLYDKSVKESRPHRARGTTVGDNGFFSSPCEFHDLNIFSEAFGRLNPFAHDFWDAFDSLRYNDENWHMKNGRGRRSNLFSDFMESFMQWNSFGPSKQPKSTFAEDRAGPHDIRSVLTTTKVISGKRITTRRITEHGQERIEVEEDGKLKSVTIRNCNGTPHRR